Within the Musa acuminata AAA Group cultivar baxijiao unplaced genomic scaffold, Cavendish_Baxijiao_AAA HiC_scaffold_696, whole genome shotgun sequence genome, the region TCGCACGACTAACAATGGCTGCCAGATTTATCTGCAGCTAACATGACAAAACTGAGTAAGCTTGTATCCACACTTACCTGCCCTCTAACCAAAACGCTTCAAATACATATGCATTAAATAAATTGGTTCACAAGGATGACAAATTAGTTTTAAATCTAGGATTTCAGAGAGAGAGCATATGTTCAAGCACAAGGACTGGATTTGGAACTAGAGATTTCATACATgagggaaagaaaaggaaagcctgAGAAGCAAGCCCAGACTCTGTATGTCATTAGAATCAGTACAGCTATCTTTACTATTGCTCTTATCCTTAACCTTCTAGAAATTCTGAAAAAGTAACAATTGTCATCCTACTAGCAACCTACTGGGAAAATTCAGATTGGCTGTTCATCCAAGCTAAATAAGATGCCTTAACACCATATCAGATAAACCAATTCCACATGATTCCATTTTGAATCAGCAAATAAACCCATTTCATTTATATACTTTCTCCTTATTATGTCAATCAATTGAACCCCCAAGGCCTTATGCATActctttctttgttttttctgTCTTTAGATCTTCCAAAGTTGCATTAATTTATACCTACCTACCAATATGTTGCTTATACAGAAACAGAAAGGAACACTTAAAGTTTAAAACAAGTACCATACTAATGAAATAACTCaacaaaatgaagcaaaaaattgACAAAAAGAGAGATTCACAATGGGATTCTCCATTCTGACTGGTTTCGGCCCATGTTCACATCTGCCAAGCTCAGAGGGACCATTGTTCCTGACTTCGGAGAAAGCCATGACTTTGACCTGACTGCAGCTTCAGACACCTCAGCTCCCCTCGCCCTGCTGATCTCAGCCTCAATAAACTTCTTAACCGAGGCAACAGTCTGGCAAGTCGGACAAGTTCCCCACCACTGTCCGAAGGTCCCTCCACAATTCTCACAGACCCAAGAAACCTTCACCTTTCCCGTCGGCCTCTTCACAATAGAGGTGGTTCCTAAAGAAACTTCATTTTTCTGGAAACCCTTGCTTTGGCACTCCCCCAATCTTTGCGGTCTCCCACTAATTTTCTTCTGCTCAGAATTCTCAATGCAGGTGCTCTTCTCTGCCTGTCTGCGGACAGCAGCATCCCTCTCTTCTACCACTGGAATTGTCATCATCTTTCCCTCCAAGGGATCAAAGAACGTTGTAACCTCGTGCTCATCCTCTCCCTCGTCCAAATCCCCTCCAGAACCGCTTCCTCTCCCGCTTGCCCTCTTTTCTTGCCACTCAACTGGCTCCTCTTCGCCTCTGGATTCAAGCTGCTCCGTGAAGGGCTTGTAGGACGCCCAAGGAGTGGCGGACGCACTGGCGCTGCTGGTTTCAGACCAACCGGCAGACCCTTCCTCCGATCCTCGATCTCTAGGACCGAAGGAGCTCGAATAATATGGTAGCTTCGATCTTTGGGCAACATTCGAAGAGAGGCAACGCGAACCAAACACGCTTCTTGAGAGTAggagaatcttcttctggtggagAAGATTGCGGAAGGATTGCATCTTGATGACTTGGACAGCGTAGTGATGGGGTCTGAGCATCGACCAAGACGATGGGACGAAGGAAGACTGTGGGTAGGATTACCGAAAGATCAAGCCTTGAGGGCCCGAGCAGGGTCACGGTGGGGTTTGATGGGAAAGCGCGGGCAAGTGTGGCCTTCAGGGTTTGAGCATCGCATCAAGAAGAACCGGAGAAGAGTTCGTTTCCGGCGAGGAGCATGCTTTGGTGGAGAAGATTGCGGAATGATTGCATCGTGAGAACCTGAACAGAGCGTCAAATCAAGATGATGGGACAGCAGGGAGAGAATGTGGGGTTTAGGGTTTTGGCACCAGATCAAGAACCCTCGAAGAATCTTCTTTAGATGAGGAAGATTGCATCTCGGCGACTCGACTTGGAGCGATGGTGTCGGAGTGTGAAATCAAGAAtacgttagggtttagggtttagggtttagggtttatatGTTATGAGTATAAGAAGCCCGCCCATTATTAATAGAGAAGCTGGCAAATGGGGAATTGGGGATTGGAGACCGGCTTTTTCGACCGTTGGACTACCCTTTTGGGAACGCTGCCGCACCGGATTAGCTGCTAAGTCGGCCATTAAAAAGGTATAATACCAATAAAAAGGGAATTGCAGATAGTATTCTCATAATTCTAATGcagtatatataatataactcttTTTACATTTGAAATCCATTCAAAAAACATAGATTAGTCACTATTGAACTATGCTTGATAATAAGAAcgataatgatttaaaattaatttatatgtaTAAAGTACCTAAAATGCTTTTGGTATTTTTACCATCCTCTCATCAATCAATCAGAGTTTTAACATCTCCACTACAggatatgaataatattttgagCTGGAAATTTTCCTGATGATCGAACTCACTCTTTTTCTTCATGATTTGAATGGGTGTTTATTTCTTTGCAGCTGATACTGAACATCATTCATCCAGACAAAATTTAGAAGCAAGGATTATAAAATGGAGGTTCCATTTTGTTccctaaacaatcaagatataataTATGATTGTGTAGTCGTTAACAGTTGATATTATAGCTGCTATATATCTTGCTGTTATAAACGAGCAAATTTTGTGATGGCTGTCGAGAGTGAAATGTTACTAAGAATCAACACCAAGGAAACATGGATTCTTTTGGAAAACTGTTCGTTCTTGATTTGTTCTGATACTTGAGATCAAAACCAGTACCATAGAAACATCACAACAAAGTTTTCATGTATTGCCTAATTATATACAAGAACATCCTGACATACATGGAAGTATAAGATCTCACATCAATACAGCAGTTTCAATAAGCTTCTAGGAGGAGGTTCACCAGATGCAGCGTTTGAAAACCTGCTGCAACAAGCTTTCCATAAAAATCTTTGTGAGATTCTTATCAAGGTACATCTACAGAGATGTGTTGCAACAGCATGAAGATATAGGAGAAACTCTAGCAGCAGCACCATACCAGTTGCATGTGTCGTTTTGCTATACTCGTTGAAGTTGGATTGATTTCTCAAGGCAAGGAGCTTGAAGACTCGAACAGCGAGATCCTACGTCTTTTGTTGGAGAATGAGGGTCTTGGCAGAAAGTCCGCTTGTGAATTGACTCTATCAAGTATGGACTTGAGGGCCTGGCGAATGGAGGTCATGCAAAGTTGTCTCTCCGCATTGTTATAATTTCTGTCAGATGTCATCACAAGTACATTTTTTATTCGACCACCCAAAGTCGAAATCTCAGCCGTAACCGTCTTCAGCTGTAGACTCTGGAGCGTAAGTCTCAGATCTGCAAAAAGCTCTGGTCGATCCTCACAACATAGTGATGCCTTGACTAGAAAGTTGCCATCCTTCATTACATCTTCAACTTCGACCCTTACTTCATCGATATCCGAGGGAATGGAGTAACATTTGCTGATTTCAACAGCATTCATCTTGAGTTCCTTCACGTGATTGATCACTTCAGCAAGCAGTGCAGCTTTGTCCAACTGCAGTAAGTAGCCAGTTCATTAGTATAAATAATCTGCTTATTTGTACATAgttcaatgtcatttcattcccaTCTGACCAAAGGTTTATATGCAAATAAAATATTGGAAAAGAATAAAAGTAAACTGGGGACTTCTTAAACATTATTTCTGCTAAATCAAATCTAAATAATATATTCTGCAAAATGG harbors:
- the LOC135663286 gene encoding transcription factor bHLH30-like yields the protein MGSVPVRDVRDFEGFSGGFGSGFGPTLASSSSLELDSDGREFVKVSRLGKMKGGVGVSDAKGVMALKSHCEAERRRRERINRHLATLRSMVPSTEKLDKAALLAEVINHVKELKMNAVEISKCYSIPSDIDEVRVEVEDVMKDGNFLVKASLCCEDRPELFADLRLTLQSLQLKTVTAEISTLGGRIKNVLVMTSDRNYNNAERQLCMTSIRQALKSILDRVNSQADFLPRPSFSNKRRRISLFESSSSLP